In Microvenator marinus, one genomic interval encodes:
- a CDS encoding stage II sporulation protein M has protein sequence MNHDPRSLRFRKAREATWTRLESLLHKVSSRGLKKLEPEEVVELPTLYRATLSSLNHARAISLDSNLLNYLESLSTRAYVVLYSPRQSAIGVCSEFINTTFPSSVRALRGYVMLSGFALFLGVLIGWYLVSGDSVYFHSFVPESYAQSRSPSTSAEDLRAILYDSAPPDGLAAFAAQLLSNNAKIGMNCFALGIAAGVPVLILLLYNGLIIGAFVSLYQSKELTLEFIAWILPHGVTEIFAVILCGAAGLLLGRAIVWPGQLKRSQSIRQSMAIAGPVVLGAVAMFFVAALIEGFFRQMVHQPEARWLFAASSILFWVAYLSRKAK, from the coding sequence ATGAACCACGATCCTCGTAGTCTACGCTTTCGAAAAGCCCGCGAAGCCACTTGGACTCGGCTTGAGAGCTTGCTCCATAAAGTCAGCTCAAGAGGACTCAAGAAGCTGGAACCAGAAGAAGTTGTCGAGCTCCCAACCCTCTACCGCGCCACGCTAAGTTCACTTAACCACGCCCGAGCGATCTCGCTCGATTCGAACCTCCTCAACTATCTGGAAAGTCTTAGTACTCGAGCCTACGTCGTTCTCTATAGCCCCCGGCAGAGTGCCATTGGAGTTTGCTCAGAGTTCATCAACACCACGTTTCCATCGAGTGTCCGTGCTCTCCGCGGGTATGTGATGCTCTCCGGGTTTGCGCTTTTTCTGGGGGTTCTGATTGGCTGGTACCTCGTGTCCGGAGATAGCGTCTACTTTCACTCCTTCGTCCCCGAATCGTATGCACAAAGTCGCTCCCCGAGCACCTCAGCTGAGGATTTACGCGCGATTCTCTACGATTCTGCGCCGCCCGATGGACTCGCGGCTTTTGCGGCCCAACTCCTTTCCAACAACGCCAAGATTGGAATGAACTGCTTCGCTCTAGGCATTGCGGCAGGTGTTCCCGTACTTATTCTACTTCTCTACAATGGTCTCATTATTGGAGCCTTTGTATCGCTCTACCAATCCAAGGAATTGACGCTCGAATTCATCGCCTGGATCCTGCCCCATGGCGTCACTGAGATCTTCGCCGTCATCCTATGTGGCGCTGCAGGCCTTCTTCTAGGACGAGCCATCGTATGGCCGGGGCAACTCAAACGGTCACAGAGTATCCGACAGAGCATGGCAATCGCCGGCCCCGTTGTCTTGGGGGCGGTTGCGATGTTCTTTGTCGCTGCGCTCATCGAAGGCTTCTTCCGTCAGATGGTCCACCAACCAGAAGCCAGATGGCTTTTCGCAGCCTCGAGTATCCTCTTCTGGGTTGCCTACCTGAGCAGGAAGGCCAAATGA
- a CDS encoding RDD family protein produces MIHEVRTPEGIDIRFEVASIGRRAAAYAVDNTIIIAVLTVVGLIALIFIPDGWGIALFLTLGFIVRTFYFPLFEIYGRGQTWGKEMMGVRVVDVEGRPLTGNAVFLRSLSREMETLIPLIVIASPDAILPGAPPFFGYLALTWLVTIAILPFFNPKRRRAGDFVASTVVVLEPRLNLMNDLTANVKARRFDFTTHQLDIYGIQEIQLLEQILRDGDETAYAPLAQRISNKIHFKGKWHTDPHAFLLQFYKDARSRHESRMLVGDRQETKREL; encoded by the coding sequence ATGATCCATGAAGTACGCACACCAGAGGGCATCGACATCCGTTTCGAGGTTGCCAGCATTGGTCGAAGAGCCGCGGCCTACGCCGTTGATAATACCATCATCATTGCCGTACTCACGGTCGTAGGCCTTATAGCGTTGATCTTCATTCCTGACGGTTGGGGCATCGCCCTTTTTCTTACCCTGGGCTTCATTGTTCGGACGTTCTACTTCCCTCTCTTCGAAATCTATGGACGCGGCCAGACGTGGGGGAAGGAAATGATGGGAGTGCGTGTCGTGGACGTGGAGGGCCGCCCGCTTACGGGAAATGCCGTCTTCCTGCGAAGCCTTTCACGCGAGATGGAGACTCTAATTCCCCTCATCGTGATAGCGTCCCCAGATGCGATCCTCCCCGGCGCCCCACCCTTCTTCGGCTACCTGGCACTCACATGGCTTGTGACTATCGCCATCTTACCATTCTTCAATCCTAAACGCCGACGCGCGGGGGATTTTGTCGCGTCTACGGTGGTAGTCCTTGAGCCGAGGCTCAACCTCATGAACGACTTGACTGCAAACGTCAAAGCTCGTCGCTTTGATTTCACCACACATCAACTGGACATTTATGGAATTCAGGAGATTCAACTCCTTGAACAAATCCTGCGTGATGGGGACGAAACTGCATATGCCCCATTGGCCCAGCGGATATCAAACAAGATACATTTCAAGGGAAAGTGGCATACTGACCCGCACGCATTCCTGCTCCAGTTCTATAAAGACGCGCGCAGCCGGCACGAGAGTCGTATGCTCGTGGGTGACCGACAGGAAACCAAGAGGGAGCTTTAA
- a CDS encoding peptidylprolyl isomerase: protein MSNPKAILETSLGSFEVELYTDQMPITAGNFVTLAKSGFYDDLHFHRVIQNFMVQFGCPHSKDPKSPRAGTGDGPNGPIKDEFPPNAKISNEPGTLSMANTGAPNSGSSQFFINTAHNSFLDWFTPGQSKHPVFGRVTSGMDVVQKIESTRTDRSDRPIEPVKMLKVTIVEG, encoded by the coding sequence ATGTCAAATCCAAAAGCAATTCTAGAAACCTCGTTGGGCTCTTTTGAAGTCGAGCTCTACACAGATCAGATGCCAATTACGGCAGGTAACTTCGTAACGCTCGCGAAATCAGGCTTTTACGACGACCTCCACTTTCATCGCGTGATCCAAAACTTCATGGTGCAGTTTGGCTGCCCACACTCCAAAGACCCAAAGAGTCCAAGAGCAGGTACAGGGGATGGGCCCAACGGCCCTATCAAGGATGAATTCCCACCCAATGCTAAGATCTCTAATGAACCGGGTACGCTCTCTATGGCGAATACGGGAGCTCCAAACTCGGGTTCTTCCCAGTTCTTCATCAACACAGCACATAATAGTTTCCTGGACTGGTTCACGCCAGGACAGTCCAAACATCCCGTTTTCGGCCGTGTCACATCCGGTATGGACGTCGTTCAGAAGATCGAGTCCACACGCACGGATCGCTCGGATAGGCCGATCGAGCCGGTGAAGATGCTGAAGGTTACGATCGTCGAGGGCTGA
- the sppA gene encoding signal peptide peptidase SppA, which translates to MNTLRVLALSLCGLAVLAAPASAELPPTPSDGIQSPHSSISAQDDALALESNPAGLAFMDRVELGYGYELPTDDYSEVANRSHALLFAWGNRTIGLGLGWQSLEQPSGGALLDRYDKYTLGFAVSPTNSLAIGLNSNLFGSRTSQALDEAVAWDVGVQWRLGEHFALGWVGRDLNQPFVIGDEGLRARSSLGLHFRLWEGRLQLDLESTMVRGLTTYEHRAKALLEPLSGLRLFGTLEASHDTGEAQEFDLNTVWTGLELSLGALGVAVAPVFSLQDEAFTSTRAYHWISPDKQRSLFEMPSRWITLSFNRNFSEASSGGFFMPTAPPFLGLLRDLDRVSRDAEVDGVVLLGGNSVLGYAQSWELRQAIHRLKQAGKKVVVYLAQAQLRDYYVASAADQIWLYPTESFDPSDLQLRLVSYRSVLEKLKIEAEFIRIGAYKSAPEGFVYDSPSEEAKAQTTQVLEVIHEDVTSSIQRERRLTNATWEELLNKRPIFPTEAKEAGLVDAVLYPDELESQLRAAFGEIRIEPGYRTSKTRDEAWRISQKIAVITVEGNIIDGRTTQGPFSPELVSGGETFAQICESLANDDSYKAVVVRIDSPGGSAIASDQMFRALRKLATKKPVVASMGNTAASGGYYAAAGADEIFASPLTITGSIGIFTGKFSADALLEWLGVSSTPITMGEVTSSLWEPWTERERERVEAGIMYRYQLFLNQIATTRMQSAAQIDKAARGRVWSGKHALDERLVDRSGGLLDALKRAEELAGYAPNELAVEQIEMSEESGFAFGVTELLNIQQPEVTGASILRKLVGKDGLSHVLPLFYESESALMLPEFVLHLD; encoded by the coding sequence GTGAACACCTTACGCGTACTTGCCCTCTCGCTCTGCGGTCTTGCCGTCCTTGCCGCTCCCGCTTCGGCGGAGCTTCCTCCGACGCCAAGTGATGGCATCCAGAGCCCCCACTCGTCGATCAGCGCCCAAGATGACGCGCTTGCGTTGGAGTCGAACCCCGCGGGACTTGCGTTTATGGATCGCGTCGAACTTGGGTACGGCTACGAGCTTCCAACGGATGATTATTCTGAGGTCGCCAATCGCTCCCATGCCCTGCTCTTTGCCTGGGGAAACCGGACCATTGGACTTGGCCTGGGTTGGCAGAGTCTTGAGCAGCCCAGCGGCGGAGCTCTCTTAGACCGCTACGACAAGTACACCCTCGGATTTGCCGTAAGTCCTACGAACTCCCTCGCGATCGGTCTCAATTCCAATCTCTTTGGAAGTCGCACGTCTCAGGCATTGGACGAAGCCGTTGCGTGGGACGTGGGTGTTCAGTGGCGCCTGGGCGAGCACTTCGCCCTCGGCTGGGTCGGCCGAGACCTAAACCAGCCGTTTGTGATTGGAGACGAAGGTTTGCGAGCGCGATCGTCGCTTGGGCTTCATTTCAGGCTTTGGGAGGGACGCCTTCAACTCGACCTCGAGTCAACCATGGTACGTGGACTTACGACCTACGAACACCGCGCGAAGGCCTTGCTCGAGCCGCTCTCTGGGTTGAGACTTTTCGGCACGCTTGAGGCCTCACACGATACTGGAGAAGCCCAGGAGTTTGACCTCAATACTGTGTGGACGGGATTGGAGTTGAGTCTTGGAGCACTTGGGGTTGCAGTGGCCCCGGTTTTCTCCCTTCAAGACGAGGCTTTCACGTCGACCCGTGCATATCACTGGATCTCACCGGACAAACAACGCTCTCTCTTTGAAATGCCTTCCAGGTGGATCACGCTCTCATTCAATCGAAACTTTTCTGAAGCGTCATCTGGCGGGTTCTTCATGCCAACGGCCCCTCCTTTCCTCGGTCTCCTTCGCGATCTAGACCGCGTTAGTCGTGATGCGGAAGTCGATGGTGTGGTCCTTCTCGGAGGCAACAGCGTTCTCGGGTACGCGCAGTCATGGGAACTCAGACAGGCCATCCACCGCCTCAAACAGGCAGGTAAGAAGGTGGTGGTCTACTTAGCTCAGGCACAACTCAGGGACTATTACGTGGCCAGCGCAGCGGACCAAATCTGGCTTTATCCCACCGAATCGTTTGACCCGTCCGATTTACAGTTGAGACTGGTGAGCTATCGAAGCGTGCTCGAAAAGCTCAAGATAGAGGCTGAGTTCATTCGAATCGGCGCCTACAAATCGGCCCCTGAAGGGTTTGTCTACGACTCTCCATCCGAAGAAGCGAAAGCACAGACCACCCAAGTTCTCGAGGTGATTCATGAAGATGTCACGTCGTCGATTCAACGAGAACGCCGTTTGACTAATGCTACCTGGGAAGAGCTTTTGAACAAGCGCCCTATTTTTCCCACGGAAGCCAAAGAAGCGGGACTTGTGGATGCAGTGCTCTACCCTGACGAGCTGGAAAGCCAGCTGCGCGCAGCCTTCGGTGAAATACGGATCGAACCCGGCTACCGGACTTCCAAGACCCGCGACGAGGCGTGGCGAATCTCCCAGAAAATTGCCGTGATCACGGTCGAAGGAAACATCATCGATGGGCGCACCACTCAAGGGCCGTTTTCACCGGAACTCGTCTCGGGAGGTGAGACATTCGCTCAGATTTGTGAATCACTTGCGAATGACGACTCCTACAAGGCAGTTGTAGTTCGCATCGACAGCCCTGGTGGTAGCGCGATTGCAAGCGACCAAATGTTTAGAGCGCTTAGAAAACTAGCTACGAAGAAGCCTGTCGTTGCGTCCATGGGAAACACCGCGGCTAGTGGCGGGTATTATGCAGCAGCCGGAGCTGACGAAATCTTCGCCTCTCCGCTGACCATCACGGGCTCCATCGGTATATTTACCGGAAAGTTCAGTGCAGATGCATTGCTCGAGTGGCTCGGTGTCTCATCGACCCCGATCACGATGGGTGAAGTGACCTCATCACTATGGGAGCCATGGACCGAACGCGAACGTGAGCGCGTCGAAGCAGGCATCATGTACCGATATCAGCTCTTCCTGAACCAGATCGCGACCACCCGCATGCAGTCTGCTGCTCAGATTGACAAGGCTGCTCGTGGGCGCGTTTGGAGTGGTAAACACGCGCTCGACGAGAGGCTTGTTGATCGAAGTGGCGGCTTGCTCGACGCGTTGAAGCGAGCCGAAGAGCTCGCGGGGTATGCCCCCAATGAGCTCGCTGTGGAACAAATCGAGATGAGCGAGGAATCCGGGTTTGCCTTTGGGGTGACGGAGCTCCTCAACATTCAGCAACCTGAAGTCACTGGAGCATCGATCTTGAGAAAGCTCGTCGGCAAAGACGGTCTTTCCCACGTGCTGCCTCTATTTTATGAGTCGGAGTCCGCTCTGATGCTCCCCGAGTTTGTATTGCATCTCGACTGA
- a CDS encoding hotdog fold domain-containing protein, with translation MKDQLEVLRQSWRTLSKVPGGKKAFSKFVGRMAPYTGTIGAEVLELDKGWAKVALKDRKKVRNHLNSIHAIALMNVAEVASGLAFTYSLPPRTRAILTGLSIEYLKKARGTLVAECRCEVPSTNERQEVEIEVVTKDKHGDIVTKARAKWMVGPL, from the coding sequence ATGAAAGACCAACTTGAAGTATTAAGACAGTCCTGGCGAACGCTGAGCAAAGTGCCAGGCGGCAAAAAAGCATTTTCAAAATTTGTCGGTCGAATGGCGCCGTACACCGGAACTATCGGTGCTGAAGTGTTGGAGCTCGACAAGGGTTGGGCGAAAGTCGCTCTCAAGGACCGAAAAAAGGTCCGCAACCACTTAAATTCCATCCATGCCATCGCGCTGATGAACGTGGCGGAGGTCGCATCCGGCTTGGCCTTTACTTACTCGTTGCCTCCGCGCACACGCGCCATCTTGACCGGACTTTCGATCGAATATCTCAAGAAGGCACGAGGCACCTTGGTCGCAGAATGCCGGTGTGAAGTTCCGTCCACCAACGAGCGGCAAGAGGTCGAAATCGAGGTGGTCACCAAAGACAAGCACGGAGATATCGTCACCAAGGCCCGGGCAAAGTGGATGGTAGGACCGCTCTAG
- a CDS encoding DMT family transporter has translation MPTKSLSDLRVPFTLFIGMLAIAFAAIFFKLASPTHPLVASGLRLAIASVLLSPWLLRALKRRTLSLSVMKAAVVASIFYAVHFGAWVWSLDLTTVAASVSLVTATPLMLALWGVVRRQDAPTGGIWLAIAVSSLGVFIVSGADFEGSTLLGNALALLGAVAMAGYMLTVRRLGAIDVLAFGSATAGLASIWLLSTAIFLGQSIVPPSPTAAFFILMAALVPQIIGHSVITWVLRYTTPTIVGLATLIEPVASSILAWVLLEERPGTMVFLGCGLTLIGVSIALLLKPR, from the coding sequence ATGCCAACCAAAAGCCTCTCAGACCTAAGAGTTCCTTTTACGCTTTTCATCGGCATGTTGGCCATTGCGTTTGCCGCAATCTTTTTCAAACTTGCTTCTCCAACCCATCCACTCGTCGCGTCGGGACTCAGGCTGGCAATAGCTAGCGTGCTCCTCTCGCCGTGGCTCCTGCGGGCTCTAAAACGACGCACGTTGTCGCTGAGTGTGATGAAGGCTGCTGTGGTCGCGAGCATCTTCTACGCCGTGCATTTTGGGGCATGGGTTTGGTCATTGGATCTCACAACCGTTGCTGCCTCAGTCTCACTGGTTACCGCAACGCCGCTAATGCTCGCCCTTTGGGGAGTCGTTCGGAGGCAAGACGCTCCCACCGGAGGAATTTGGTTGGCCATTGCAGTCTCCTCGCTCGGTGTTTTCATCGTTTCAGGGGCCGACTTCGAAGGAAGCACGCTCCTCGGAAACGCATTGGCACTCCTCGGCGCCGTGGCGATGGCAGGATACATGTTAACGGTAAGAAGACTCGGCGCTATCGATGTTCTCGCGTTTGGCTCGGCAACTGCTGGTCTGGCATCCATTTGGCTCCTCTCGACCGCTATTTTTTTAGGGCAGTCGATTGTTCCGCCAAGTCCGACCGCTGCGTTTTTCATACTCATGGCGGCCCTGGTTCCTCAAATCATCGGACATTCAGTCATCACGTGGGTTCTGCGCTACACGACTCCCACCATCGTTGGACTGGCAACGCTTATCGAACCCGTTGCATCTAGTATTTTGGCGTGGGTGCTCCTAGAAGAGCGGCCGGGAACCATGGTGTTCCTCGGTTGTGGTCTGACTTTGATTGGCGTGAGCATCGCACTACTGCTAAAACCCCGCTAA
- a CDS encoding Imm21 family immunity protein — translation MNLQNSSEIKWVYSPSSPILMLPRALSRHWKGASDPGYRRASEGHEPIFPISVGRGQGLVLEDGFHTAWWPLPELLGSRGRHTGGLIVRWLWAKSSETVVEALRSIPLDSYEPESFTLNVLDGAMMLFEAKQDASRLVDEIPMFLVGGEYAILSANVQPDDDTCLLVHRIQLIQ, via the coding sequence ATGAACCTCCAAAACTCGTCCGAAATCAAGTGGGTCTATAGCCCATCAAGCCCAATTCTCATGTTGCCACGGGCGTTGTCTAGACATTGGAAAGGGGCGTCCGATCCTGGCTACCGCCGGGCGAGCGAAGGACATGAGCCGATTTTCCCGATTTCGGTCGGAAGAGGGCAGGGACTCGTTCTTGAAGACGGTTTCCATACGGCATGGTGGCCATTGCCCGAACTTCTTGGCAGCCGTGGCAGGCATACAGGTGGGCTGATTGTACGCTGGCTTTGGGCTAAGAGCTCGGAGACTGTGGTCGAGGCGCTCAGAAGTATCCCCTTGGACTCCTACGAGCCAGAATCTTTCACTTTGAACGTGCTAGACGGGGCCATGATGCTCTTCGAGGCCAAGCAAGATGCTTCTCGGCTTGTCGATGAGATTCCCATGTTCCTCGTAGGAGGAGAGTACGCGATCTTGTCGGCAAACGTTCAGCCTGACGATGATACGTGCCTTCTCGTCCACCGCATTCAACTTATTCAGTAG